DNA sequence from the Vicia villosa cultivar HV-30 ecotype Madison, WI linkage group LG3, Vvil1.0, whole genome shotgun sequence genome:
caccgcaccaatttgttgtgaaaaacgataccaataacaaagtataatagggaattagggaagagaataagaacacaagaattggttataactgctattctttcactttctcttaaaacaagattacaagtttacaagaataacaaataacctctctcaccctaaattaggatttgcagcttagcaatgatgagagactagtatgctatttataataaaacctaacatactaactaatgggctttttcagcaaggcccattacacaagccaacttaataaacaagctaacttaacaaattagggtttaagtactaaaacctaatttaacatgctaacaaccctagcatcttcgacatctgcatgctagacccatcttcgactacagcatgcacacttcgacaccagcatgtgaacaatccttcgacttcatgcttaactctgtcgaactgtcgaaccaagaagctacccttcgacaatactagagttcgatccaatatctcacaataagGAAATTGCTAATTTGGCTTCACTCTCTAGTTTGGGCGCTGGTAGAATTATCCCAGATATAGAGAGAATATTAAACGTTCCATGAAGAGTTGTAATTCCTCCATTTGATTGAAGAAATCTGGCTTTCTCCACCACTCCATTTCCAGTAATTATGCTAATGGCCCTCTTTTGACGCTTAGAAAAATCAAATAGACGTTTCATTATGTCAACTCCATCGTTGATCTTAATTGTGTGAAATTTGAATGTGTTGCGGTTATCACCTGTTAATACGCCAAGTATCTTTGGCTTGTTCTTGGATCCTATAGGACGCCCACGGAGGCGCCTACCGGCAGCGAGAACACGTGTTTGTTTTTTTAAGAGTGGCCTTAGGGAAAGATGAAATTCAGGCATTCTCTCACCATCACGAACACAAGTTATCTCTCGTTTCGTACTCATCATCACTTGTTTGTTTATATTTGCATTGGCTTGTGGCCTTTAAATACTGGTGGTGGTGGACCTAAgatgattattttatttatattttttgactttagttttttttttaaataaaaaattatttaatgtttGGGCATAAAAAAAAGGTTCCATCAATATAAAATGACCAAACTTAAAAACGTGTTTCGTTACCTTCTTTATATTTATACCACCCACGAGATTTATTCATTTACCCTTAAACCATCACTATTACTTAGTGCATTATATTTACTTACTCTTTTTGACCATTGCATTTCACTCCTTTAAACAAGCAAACTAAATTACTATATATATGacttaattaatttttcaaataaattttttcattaaaaaaagacttataaaacaataaacaaaaacaaaaaaaaaatcaaggagATATAAATACTacccgaaaaaaagaaaaaagaaaaataataattaaaaggcATTTCATATGAAGGAGTTTTGCTAACCTTAAGCaagtattatataattaaacTTCCTTTTACATATTTTATTCTCTAACCTTATTATTCACCTTTGTAAAAGGCATTTCACTTGACGTAGaataattttgcaaatatctAATATGTAATATCCTACTAATATAAGTCTAGAATCCTATTATTAAGATATTAGAGTTTTATTACTTAGTACATACTAAAGCTGGTAATGACATATTAAATTGTATACATTACAAAGACTACATCTAAAAAGTATACAACATATATGTCTACAAGAAATTCACAGCAAAAAAAGATTAGGTTTAATCTTCATGCCATATGATCACCCACGTCTCTAATCCAAACCTTTTAGTGAATCCTTCAAATTCTACAGTGTACCTACAAAACAACAATATggttggggtgagattactaaatctcagcgaATTCTCCTTTCTTATGGGTTCGCTCGGCTCTACATGTTATACTAGTCTTATACATTTGGATCGGGACTATTACCATCCCACACTTGACTGAAAATAATAAGTCACGTATCCCATGCACAATAGTGATATTGCATTGATGTACCCGTTTGATAGCACTAACACGGCGGTTTGACTCTGAGGCCATGTCCTCAAGTGAGGTATATAGTGTCGTATAATGATATTCACCCGTATCCTATAGCCACGACAGTCAGATAACTGAACATGTCTCCTTTGAGGTCACCTCTTCCCAAGTCCTACCAATCCAACTCCTTAGGAATACTAAATCAGGAGGTGGTCCTACTTTTTGTATGTTCAATGGATGTGATCGTCCACCACGGGTTATGTCTGTGTACCTTTAATCGATGAGCGatatatgtaacacccttctaaacctaatgattattttaataaataattgcaCGTAAATCACCATATCGGTGTCACATCTTCATATAAACATCATAATAACCGTTCCTactccgtaacacgggttctcaaataactaaattcaaatttttttaaatgataccaACATATGAATTTCAAACTTCACAGCGGAATTCATAGTCTCAgccttaatttcatttattcaaaTAAACTTCATAAACCTTGCAATTGTTAAGGTCGACATCAAAGTACTTCTCAAATAACATCATTAGTATAAATGTAATTTTAAAAGAAcaataacttcaaaactcaagcGTTCCTAACCCGgtgttatgtatcagagcaagacacctctAAATAAAAAGAAACTAATAAAGCACTTCGAAGCTATCCTCTAAGCTTCAACGAACTATTCTTGATAACCTACAAGTTACCCATGTTTCGAGACAACATTTCCAAGTAGAAAGGGCGAGTCAttacaaattattataaaatatataggaAATAATCATATTAGTTGTACAACAATTATCAGAGATTTTCACCCTTCAATCATACTTCACATACTTACTCACGATATAAAATCATCATTTCATTCACCTCATGAATAAATCAATAATCAACAATCGTCACACAAAACGTCATTTATTCACACATCATTTAATCCATTATCATGCAATGCCACAAAGGATGCAATGCAACATCATTGACTCATGCATCTGGTGCCAAAACTTCACCGATGACTCAATTATCTTTACCTCAAAGGATCTCCACCAATAGGATCGATTCCCGCTTGGAACCAGAGCACTTCATAATATCGCACCCATTCCACATTATGGAATTGAGGCCGTCATTGAACTAGCGTTCTAATACTGGACCAATCGTCCAACAAACATCACTGGACCAATGTCCTAACACTATGTTATGAATGTATGATGCACAACAGCATAATAATCACGACCACGACTAGTCAAAatacatcatcattcatttacTCATCATATCATCTAGTCATCATCAAATTACATCAACATCTCAATCATCTCAATTAATACTACACATACCTCATATTTATCATGTTATAAAACATCACAACAACACCTCATTACAACAAGCATATACTCACTTATAATCCTCTTCACAAGTATGTATCATAATCAAACATACACATGAGCACATTTCAAAGTTTCATGTTTAATTCCAACAGGTCCCCAAAATCATCCTTTCATGCATTTAATCCTTTTAAAATTAAGTATAAATTATGAAAAGGTATAATCATGCATACGCTCAAGAAAAGTcaagaaaatataatttttcacATCCCAAACCGCATTAAGTGGGCCTCACGGCGCTAAGCGCACTCCCAAACTTTGTCAACCAAAGATTTTGGCGCTAAGCCCATATGTAGGTGATTCAACATCTAAAACTACCCGAGTTCAATAGCCCTAAGGGCcctctgcgatttgcagaaaaatTCCTGCGCGAACAACATCAATCCCTTATGATTTCTTGACCCCAAGACACATTCTAATCATCATTTTCTTGCGATTTACGACATAACAACCTATTTCTAACATGTATTTTACATTAAGAGCATCACAATATAATTATTCATCACAATCCCAAGAATCATCATCAAAACCTAAACTTTCAAGTTCATAGAAATATTGAAATTGACCCTAGTTCATGTTACTGTTCATCGTATGGCTAAATATTGGCATCATTAGTCGTACCAATTTGATATTCCGACATCAATGATCATAATTTCATCACAATCATCAAATTCCAtataaacatcaaattcatcataaacCCTACCTATAATTAACCCCCAAATCAATCACAATGACAAGAAtcacccccttaccttaggttgtAGCTAGTTTTGATTCTTGATGCGTTCTCTCTACGAATTCCTCCGAGTTCTTTATACCctagctttcttcttctttttgcctCTTCTCCAAACTTCAATTGTACAAAATAAACctctcttccttcttttctttttttatccctaggacccctaatatggtcttTCCCTTTTTGCCCTCACTTAACTTCTTACAATGACTACCCTTGTCATATCTAACACCAATATTAACCTATTTTACTAATTAAGATAATTCTATTCATAATTCTAATTATtccattattatttaaataatcctCTTAATTCGCTCTAACACATCATATTCATTAAAACATCACATAATCTCATCAATAAATCACAATAATCACATTTGACTCATATATTCACactaaatcaattaaataaataatttaaataattaatattgatTTTGGAGGCGTTACAATACAAGGTGGTTAATGTCTTCTTAGGTGTCACTCGTTCATGATTGTAGAGACTCGATCGTCTCTGAGCAGCttcttgttgaaagtatttttgggtaaatattttctaatatatcgtatccacagagactgagtaatattgcTGTCGTTCTATAGTTAACTTATAATGAGTCATGAAAAGTATTGATTTGTTTATGTGATCTCGAATTGCAATTAACAAAATAAGATTTAACGGAATAAAAGCTTAAAgattgaataacaatggtgaatgcatatgttaagttttagggttcatcaacctattcatatgcaataatcaattaatccacatgtgaacattatctaagttattatcttcattcatcctcaaaactgatattatgtctaatgatcaatctagaaccacctctaccggtatgatattcgatctctcagaataactataaggATAAAGGGAATGAACAACGATGAtatatgaaaacttcttcaaaacctcatctctgagtattaatcaacaagtcaatgtaaaaacctagggcgaaagtataaaccctatctctcgattgatagttcaacaatgatataaaataaaagcaaggtttttcgttgataataaaacttaaacaattgttcacaggaattaatcaaagtaattgcatcttcataggttaactactaccttaaactcaacacaatggggtttagctctccatagccatgaagaatACACAAGGtttcatggaaggattcatcttcatcaagggaatgtcatcaattgatgttgaattctccgtcggaagttGTTGTTTACTCTAGAATAGGATTACTCTATGAATTTCGTTCACCAAAGGATCtctctcttatgaggattagggcttctatttataacaatttgtccTTGTAACGCAGCTGTCGCGGCTCGGCACGTACTAGCGCGACGCGAACCCAAGTCAGAGggtttggcgcgtctcgcccatgattggcgcggctcggcctttgctttatcccacttctttgtgatttctcttcttcagagcctctacgcctgcgtgtttcttcgtctttgcttcttgacttcaatatctgcacaaataacacccaaagtgacgcaaatTGTTCCACACTTAGCATCGAACctctagagttcaattctaaccgtaaaatccttaaaaagcacaagatatgttcacttcgagctcaaaaggtagtaaatttgacaaatgaaaacactactaattcactcctaacacttCTCGGGGCTGTATCTTATGAAGGATCGACTGAGTAGTACACCTTTCTTGTTCCTTTATTTTGAGGTGGACATTGTTATCCATAATCCCTAAAAATTCATCTAAAAATGTACCATTCCCTAGGATCCTGTTGGATTTAGCTTACTTTGAGACTGATGTTGAATGGGTATGAGATTTCTTAAGAGCTTGTCCATTAATCCCCTCTACGATTAGTGTGGATTGAGCTTAGTTTTCTTCTCTATTGTATTATCTTTAAGAAGACTGGAAAAGCTGGGTGTTTAGCTTGAAAAGACGATCAAGCAAAGACGTCTTGAACATTGTATCCCTTTGAGGTTATCATAAATCAGGGGAACCTTCCTCCTACACATTTTTTCCTACTAAGGGTGTGATCTTCATTATTATGTTAGAGTAAGTTATCAAATTATTGAAGGTCAAAGGATCTCCACTATTATGAATGTTCAGATCCAATTTCCAAAGATTTGATTGCTAAGCTCCGCCAGATCAAAAGTTATTACGAGGAATCCACCATTCACGAGGTATCTCGTAGGCGTTTCACTAGTGGTAGAGATTGCTACAACTAGTGGTAGCTCCGCACTCGAGATTCTCTGCATCTTCTCGCCTCTAGAGTATCCTAGTGCACCTCGATCTTTGTTTGTTAACTTTGTATCACTTTGTCATTCGAAAGAGATATTCTGATGACAGATTACCAGCAGATTTCCCGATGCGGTGGATCTCAGTGGCGACAATCTAATAAGAtgtaataaaatcaaaatatccAATAACTCACATCATAATAATGTGTAATGTGTAGTGTGATTTACGATGGTAACTACTATTATTGGTAGTAACTCTGCGTATGAGACACAATTTACCTCATTGCGATCTAAGAATCCTGGTACCATGCATTCTTCGTTTATTGCTCTAGGATTACCCGACGTATGAAGGACACACTTCGATAGCTTATCTACGTTGGAAGTTGTTATGGTAC
Encoded proteins:
- the LOC131657746 gene encoding AT-hook motif nuclear-localized protein 18-like — its product is MSTKREITCVRDGERMPEFHLSLRPLLKKQTRVLAAGRRLRGRPIGSKNKPKILGVLTGDNRNTFKFHTIKINDGVDIMKRLFDFSKRQKRAISIITGNGVVEKARFLQSNGGITTLHGTFNILSISGIILPAPKLESEAKLAISLL